In Alkalihalobacillus sp. FSL W8-0930, a single window of DNA contains:
- a CDS encoding flavodoxin family protein gives MSIHALFLNCSLKKSSEDESNTEALIKEVTSRLEDKDVSTEVVRIADYQVGYGIVDDAGDGDQWPTIIEKIKAADILVIGTPLWLGEKSSMATKVMERLYGSTGITNEKGQPFLYNKVGGVVVTGNEDGAKNAISSIVFGLSHIGLTIPPATAAYWLGEAGPGPSFIEAEGHKHEFTMNQVQTMVHHLHYFASLHQQHEIPVQE, from the coding sequence ATGTCTATTCACGCACTATTTTTAAATTGCTCTTTAAAGAAGAGTAGCGAGGACGAGTCAAATACCGAAGCCCTAATCAAAGAAGTAACAAGTCGTCTTGAGGATAAGGACGTTTCAACTGAGGTGGTTCGTATAGCGGATTATCAGGTGGGCTATGGAATCGTTGATGATGCTGGAGATGGCGATCAGTGGCCAACGATTATTGAAAAAATTAAAGCTGCTGACATTCTAGTCATCGGGACACCGCTTTGGCTTGGGGAGAAATCGAGCATGGCAACAAAAGTCATGGAACGCCTATACGGAAGCACAGGTATTACAAATGAAAAAGGGCAACCCTTTTTATATAACAAGGTGGGAGGTGTCGTTGTGACTGGGAATGAAGATGGCGCCAAAAACGCCATTTCATCCATTGTCTTTGGTCTATCCCACATTGGTTTAACGATTCCACCGGCCACAGCCGCATACTGGCTAGGCGAAGCTGGTCCGGGTCCATCATTTATTGAAGCAGAAGGACACAAGCATGAATTCACGATGAATCAAGTTCAAACGATGGTGCACCACCTACACTATTTTGCAAGTCTGCACCAGCAGCATGAAATTCCAGTGCAAGAATAA
- a CDS encoding SLC13 family permease, with protein sequence MTEEQTVEPTYPKRAVVGIILGPLLFLLAYFLIPSSQLDHAPRFVLAITLLIATFWVTEAIPMAVTSLIPLVVIPLVGAADIDTIAASYSSPTIFMYGGGFVIAIALQKWNLHRRIALNIIDMIGTESQRIVLGIIISTAFLSLFVSNAATALMMLPVALALISEVKEKEILKGKSLSHFSKSILLAVAYAATIGGLATLVAAVPNAVFAEIARTQLDRTVAFYEWLLFAGPVALLILVFLYFYLTKMKFKVETENQDQTINFIKEDKKKLGKMSRDEIWVAIIFGITVFLWVFKSLVFPENIAANMHDGAISVFGAVSLFFIPSSKKGERILEWRDLKELPWNVLILFGGGLALASSFGASGLNDWIGETLQLLEAFTPFIIILLLVVIVLSITEILSNTAVANLVLPLCVGLGIAVGMDPLLLMAAAALSAGSCYMLPVATPPNTAVFSAGVLDVADMAKAGVWLNLFSIIVITLAVYFWMPIVFGL encoded by the coding sequence ATGACTGAGGAACAAACGGTTGAACCTACTTATCCTAAGAGAGCTGTAGTCGGGATTATATTAGGTCCGTTGCTTTTTTTATTGGCTTATTTTTTAATTCCTTCAAGCCAATTGGACCATGCACCAAGATTCGTACTTGCTATCACCCTCTTAATTGCAACCTTCTGGGTAACAGAAGCCATCCCCATGGCTGTCACTTCACTTATTCCATTAGTTGTTATTCCACTGGTGGGGGCGGCTGACATTGATACGATCGCTGCATCATACAGTAGTCCAACTATTTTTATGTATGGTGGAGGATTTGTCATTGCGATAGCCTTACAGAAATGGAACCTACATAGAAGAATTGCACTTAATATTATTGATATGATCGGAACAGAAAGTCAGCGGATTGTACTCGGAATTATTATATCAACAGCATTTCTATCGCTCTTTGTATCTAATGCTGCAACCGCTTTAATGATGCTACCAGTGGCCCTTGCTTTAATTTCAGAAGTAAAGGAAAAAGAAATCCTGAAGGGAAAAAGCTTAAGTCACTTTTCAAAAAGTATCCTTCTAGCCGTTGCCTATGCCGCGACGATCGGTGGTCTCGCAACGCTTGTCGCTGCTGTGCCAAATGCTGTTTTTGCCGAAATTGCCAGAACACAGCTTGATCGAACGGTTGCCTTTTACGAATGGCTATTATTTGCAGGTCCTGTAGCTCTTCTTATTCTAGTTTTTCTATATTTCTATCTAACAAAAATGAAATTTAAAGTAGAGACAGAAAATCAGGATCAAACGATTAATTTCATCAAGGAAGATAAGAAAAAGTTAGGGAAGATGTCTCGTGATGAGATTTGGGTTGCGATTATATTCGGAATTACTGTCTTCCTCTGGGTCTTTAAGTCACTCGTGTTCCCTGAAAATATTGCAGCAAATATGCACGATGGGGCTATCTCTGTTTTCGGAGCCGTATCACTCTTCTTTATTCCTAGTAGTAAAAAGGGAGAACGAATCTTAGAATGGCGTGATCTGAAAGAATTACCTTGGAACGTCTTAATTTTGTTTGGTGGAGGCCTAGCCCTCGCCTCAAGCTTTGGAGCATCTGGTTTAAATGACTGGATTGGTGAGACGTTACAATTGTTAGAGGCCTTTACTCCATTCATTATTATCTTGCTTCTAGTTGTTATCGTTCTATCTATTACTGAAATTCTATCGAATACGGCCGTTGCTAACCTTGTCCTTCCACTCTGTGTTGGACTAGGAATCGCTGTTGGCATGGACCCACTTCTGTTGATGGCTGCAGCTGCGCTCTCTGCAGGCTCATGTTATATGTTGCCTGTTGCGACACCACCTAATACAGCCGTATTTAGTGCAGGTGTATTAGATGTAGCAGACATGGCAAAAGCGGGTGTATGGCTGAATCTCTTTTCAATTATTGTCATTACACTTGCCGTTTACTTCTGGATGCCAATTGTTTTTGGACTATAA
- a CDS encoding IS4 family transposase: MSLKEEFSTFAKTVLDVLSVPNLRQSARDVGFVQRLKKLKPEDFLSICSFLPQPVGATELTQLCGALSRESNTHLSKQALHQRFDEKGAAFLKHVFFQLAAKQELMAMPPLPETPFSRIRILDATSFERPKKDGTSSDGAKIHLEYELYEGKFLHTLLSGSRESDHHAAYALADTIQPGDLIIRDLGYFSGDHLKQIDRAGASYITRTPANMTYWTRDDQGERIQIKPEEDAKQLEPGAIKDYGVIQLGVKGKNTLQTRVIVQRLTEDQQNKRKAGLRKRRRKGGHTQSADKKDHTQILATNLTQEEMDVQALYPMYSLRWQVEILFKTWKSLFAIDHVRAMNPDRFLCHMYGKLIHILLSSMVAFQCRFYLHQKHHLEGSEYKCIHHAKRAIEESKGYALYHRSSLEDVLENIYESIYRHGRKDHRHRHQSPYDILQIAYETHARVE, from the coding sequence GTGTCTTTAAAAGAGGAGTTCAGTACGTTTGCGAAAACCGTGTTGGACGTTTTATCTGTACCGAACCTTCGCCAATCTGCCCGAGATGTTGGGTTTGTACAGCGTCTAAAGAAATTAAAACCTGAGGATTTCCTAAGTATTTGTTCCTTTCTTCCTCAACCCGTCGGTGCGACAGAGTTAACACAGCTTTGCGGGGCTCTTTCACGTGAATCCAATACCCACCTTTCCAAACAAGCCTTACATCAACGCTTCGATGAAAAAGGAGCGGCTTTTTTGAAGCATGTGTTTTTTCAATTGGCGGCCAAACAAGAGTTGATGGCCATGCCACCTCTTCCTGAGACCCCGTTTTCTCGGATCCGCATCTTAGATGCGACTTCATTTGAACGACCAAAGAAAGATGGTACTTCTTCAGATGGAGCGAAAATTCATTTAGAGTATGAGCTATATGAGGGGAAATTTTTGCATACCTTACTTTCCGGTTCAAGAGAAAGTGACCATCACGCCGCCTATGCATTAGCCGATACGATTCAACCAGGTGATTTGATCATCCGTGATCTCGGCTACTTTTCTGGCGACCATTTGAAACAAATCGATCGTGCAGGCGCTTCTTATATCACGCGGACGCCGGCCAATATGACCTATTGGACTAGAGATGATCAAGGGGAACGAATCCAAATCAAACCAGAAGAAGATGCGAAGCAGCTAGAACCGGGAGCGATCAAAGATTATGGGGTCATCCAATTAGGGGTCAAAGGAAAGAACACCCTTCAAACCCGTGTCATCGTGCAACGATTGACAGAGGATCAACAAAACAAGAGGAAAGCCGGTTTACGAAAAAGAAGACGGAAAGGGGGTCATACCCAATCCGCCGACAAAAAGGATCATACCCAAATCCTTGCCACTAACCTAACACAGGAAGAAATGGATGTGCAAGCATTGTATCCGATGTATTCCTTACGCTGGCAAGTCGAGATTCTTTTCAAAACGTGGAAATCCCTTTTCGCCATTGATCACGTGCGCGCGATGAATCCAGATCGGTTTCTCTGCCACATGTATGGGAAACTTATACACATTCTGCTTTCCTCGATGGTGGCGTTTCAATGCCGGTTCTATCTTCATCAAAAGCACCACCTCGAAGGCAGTGAATACAAGTGTATCCATCATGCCAAAAGGGCTATAGAAGAGTCAAAAGGATACGCTCTCTATCATCGTTCTTCATTAGAAGACGTTCTAGAAAATATCTACGAGAGCATTTACCGACATGGACGAAAAGACCATCGCCACCGCCATCAAAGTCCCTATGACATCTTACAGATCGCCTATGAAACACATGCGCGTGTGGAGTAA
- a CDS encoding DoxX family protein encodes MWRMKTEIGLLILRVVVGITFLIHGLDKFNGGIDGTVAMFEGMGFPGFLAYLVTFAEILGGLALIVGLLTRIVSIVFAAIMVTAIFQVKADGGFLGGFELDLVLLACSILLALSSSRLVALNRVLPGALKNM; translated from the coding sequence ATGTGGAGGATGAAAACAGAAATAGGACTACTGATTTTGCGAGTGGTAGTAGGTATTACATTTTTAATTCATGGATTGGATAAGTTTAATGGTGGCATAGATGGAACAGTTGCTATGTTTGAAGGTATGGGATTTCCAGGATTCTTAGCGTACCTTGTAACATTTGCTGAAATTCTCGGAGGGCTTGCGTTAATCGTTGGTCTACTTACGCGTATTGTTAGCATCGTCTTTGCAGCTATTATGGTGACTGCCATTTTTCAAGTGAAAGCGGATGGAGGATTTTTAGGAGGATTTGAATTAGATCTTGTTTTACTTGCATGTTCAATTCTTCTCGCTTTATCAAGCAGCCGACTAGTTGCGTTAAACAGAGTATTACCAGGAGCACTAAAAAATATGTAA
- the metE gene encoding 5-methyltetrahydropteroyltriglutamate--homocysteine S-methyltransferase has translation MPKVRSSNIGYPRIGEKREWKKSLESYWANNSSQEELLASLKDIRLTNIQKQKDAGIDLVPVGDFSLYDHVLDTAVSFGLVPDRFEYNGGKVDLDTYFAVARGTDSAVASEMTKWYNTNYHYIVPEITKAPTTLVHNRVLELYNEAKAELDIETKPVILGPVSFVKLSKNQTGLSEKDLIRSFVPLYAELLKELEASHVAWVQVDEPFLNGQVTEADLDLLQEVYAQLDVAAPKVNLLLQTYFEAVDDYEAIVNLPVQGIGLDFVHDEGKSLQQVAKYGLPSGKILAAGIIDGRNIWKADLKEVKHVVDQLSVLVGEGQLILQPSCSLLHVPVTVKLEEELPEFLKAGISFADEKLEELVALADVANDVRDEKILEASSEAVRTLNESSSRNNEEVRALLKEIGESVPTREVEATERLRLQQEKYQFPLLPTTTIGSFPQTKEVRQKRLKWRKGELESAEYEQFIRDEIDKWIKIQEDIDIDVLVHGEFERTDMVEFFGEKLAGFQFTKFGWVQSYGSRCVKPPVIFGDVAFIEPMTVKETAYAQRQTDRPVKGMLTGPVTIFNWSFARTDISEGQVVNQIALALRKEVEELEKEGINLIQVDEPAIREGLPLKQEKTEAYLKQSVEAFRLSTITVQPETQIHTHMCYSDFQAIIESIDALDADVISIETSRSHGELISAFEDFTYNKGIGLGVYDIHSPRVPAQEEIDRNISRALSVLDPTLFWINPDCGLKTRKEKETVEALKVMVAAAKQARKQLVTSPE, from the coding sequence ATGCCAAAGGTTAGAAGTTCAAACATTGGATATCCGAGAATTGGGGAAAAGAGAGAATGGAAAAAAAGTCTCGAAAGCTATTGGGCAAATAATTCTTCCCAAGAAGAACTATTAGCGTCTCTAAAAGACATTCGTCTGACAAATATTCAAAAGCAGAAGGACGCGGGAATTGATTTGGTTCCTGTGGGAGATTTCAGTTTATATGATCACGTTCTTGACACTGCAGTTTCATTTGGCTTGGTACCTGATCGTTTTGAGTATAATGGTGGTAAGGTAGATCTCGACACATACTTTGCAGTAGCTCGTGGAACGGATTCGGCTGTTGCCTCTGAAATGACAAAGTGGTACAACACCAATTATCATTACATCGTTCCCGAGATTACAAAAGCACCGACAACACTTGTACATAACCGCGTTTTAGAACTATATAACGAAGCGAAAGCAGAGCTTGATATTGAAACAAAACCAGTGATCTTAGGTCCTGTTAGCTTCGTAAAACTATCAAAAAATCAAACGGGACTATCTGAAAAAGATTTAATTCGTTCATTTGTTCCTTTGTATGCAGAATTACTGAAAGAATTAGAGGCAAGTCACGTTGCTTGGGTTCAAGTGGATGAGCCTTTCTTAAATGGTCAGGTGACAGAAGCTGACTTAGATCTTTTACAAGAGGTTTACGCTCAGCTTGATGTAGCGGCGCCTAAGGTAAACCTATTGCTGCAAACGTATTTTGAGGCAGTTGACGATTACGAAGCCATCGTTAACCTGCCAGTACAAGGAATTGGTTTAGACTTTGTACATGACGAAGGAAAATCTCTGCAGCAAGTCGCAAAGTACGGCTTACCATCTGGTAAAATTCTAGCTGCTGGTATTATTGATGGACGTAACATCTGGAAGGCGGATCTTAAAGAAGTGAAGCACGTTGTAGATCAGCTAAGTGTATTAGTTGGCGAAGGACAGCTTATTCTTCAGCCTTCATGTAGCTTACTTCATGTACCGGTAACTGTGAAGCTAGAAGAGGAGCTTCCAGAGTTCTTAAAAGCAGGGATTTCCTTTGCGGATGAAAAGCTTGAGGAGCTTGTTGCGCTTGCTGATGTAGCAAATGATGTACGAGATGAAAAGATTCTTGAGGCTAGTTCTGAAGCTGTAAGAACACTAAATGAGTCTTCAAGCCGTAACAATGAAGAAGTGCGCGCATTACTTAAAGAAATAGGGGAATCTGTTCCAACACGTGAAGTTGAAGCAACGGAACGTTTGCGCTTGCAGCAGGAGAAATATCAATTCCCGCTTCTACCAACAACAACGATTGGAAGCTTTCCACAAACAAAAGAAGTGCGTCAAAAGCGCTTGAAGTGGAGAAAAGGAGAGCTGGAATCAGCTGAGTACGAACAGTTCATTCGCGATGAAATTGATAAGTGGATTAAGATTCAAGAGGATATTGATATCGATGTTTTAGTTCATGGTGAATTTGAGCGAACAGATATGGTTGAGTTCTTTGGTGAGAAGCTAGCTGGTTTCCAATTTACGAAATTTGGTTGGGTTCAATCATACGGTTCTCGTTGCGTAAAGCCACCTGTTATTTTCGGGGATGTTGCATTTATTGAACCAATGACTGTTAAGGAAACAGCCTATGCACAAAGACAGACAGACCGTCCTGTTAAAGGAATGCTTACGGGTCCTGTAACCATCTTTAACTGGTCCTTCGCACGTACAGATATTTCTGAAGGTCAGGTTGTCAATCAGATTGCTTTGGCTCTTCGCAAAGAAGTAGAAGAGCTTGAGAAGGAAGGCATTAACTTAATTCAAGTGGATGAGCCAGCGATTCGTGAAGGACTTCCTTTGAAACAGGAGAAAACAGAAGCGTATCTTAAGCAATCAGTAGAGGCGTTTCGTTTGTCTACGATTACGGTTCAACCTGAAACGCAAATTCACACGCATATGTGCTACTCGGATTTCCAAGCTATCATTGAATCCATTGATGCATTGGATGCAGATGTTATCTCAATTGAAACATCAAGAAGTCATGGAGAGCTTATCTCTGCGTTTGAAGACTTTACGTATAATAAAGGAATTGGCCTAGGGGTCTATGATATTCATAGCCCACGTGTTCCGGCTCAGGAAGAAATCGACCGCAACATTAGTCGCGCCCTTTCTGTCCTTGATCCAACATTATTCTGGATTAATCCAGACTGCGGACTCAAAACACGTAAAGAAAAGGAAACAGTTGAAGCACTAAAAGTCATGGTAGCCGCTGCAAAACAAGCACGTAAGCAACTTGTAACATCACCAGAATAA
- a CDS encoding 5'-nucleotidase C-terminal domain-containing protein yields MDSAFSWRVPRVFSLVAVLFLLFSFLNQAQANEEIDLTILHTNDIHATFDEYAKVSAYVKEQRAASDHLLFLDAGDAVSGNPVVDLNLGKPIYEVFNLAGVDALAIGNHEFDFGQEALIENMEISEFPWLAANLDVGDTGVEQTKPYEIFDVDGLSVAVFTVTQAPPATAPANTVGMSFDGNYAEVAKSYQDELEEQADVIIAMTHIGFDNDKRLAEQVDYFDLIVGGHSHTSLNAPNVVNGTPIVQTGSNLNNIGKVTLTYDEATDSVVNTTGGLISVSSLAAIDAEVQAVIDGYNAEMEDLLGEVVGTSNNGLTRDGRANGDAPLGNFWTDAMRDMADSDFAFTNNGGIRASIEAGDVTLGDIYQIEPFANEIMVIEMTGHAIKNVLDFSYSRDNRNAIDLQVSGLEYNILTGPTGSFADVTLTKDNQPLNLDDTYKVAVADYIGTGGSGYNFEGTVLSETVGLMTEAMKNFAYKLTAEGKTLDYSREGRIKISVDPTAPVPGEIIGSTETGLYSANKNRSDVGLGNLYTDSIREKAGTDIGLLNGSSVTGEIQPGPITDQQIESLDGFGNVIVSVEATGSKIKDVILEQAKYRRGVDVQVSGLAYNLITNESGAITDVEITLENGDAFDVNATYTVAYNDYMHGAAFYNLNSETIESDLGPVWTSVVDYVAAQEAPINHEEGSRVTIDGEGSEDDPSGLRTVAQAIANNSGTAKVKGYIVGSIVNSTPVIGEGTHAPSNLLLADSPDETDRTKMLPVQLVNGTAVRNGLNLPSHPENLGKLITVTGSLEAYFATPGMRAPTTFTFEEEAEPEIPEEPEVPEEPEVPEEPEAPACEFAAWDAAKTYVAGDKVEHNGDFYVAQWWTQNQNPADNSGNWEVWQKVVDCYEIPEGPQEWNAKTIYDTGDQVIVDGQVYEAKWWTQGQNPVDHSGQWDVWKKINDSEPEGPQEWNAEAVYTEGDRVTHKGKLYEAKWWTQNQSPHNNSGNWDVWKKIKQ; encoded by the coding sequence ATGGATAGCGCATTTTCTTGGCGAGTTCCAAGAGTCTTTTCACTAGTTGCTGTGTTGTTTCTTCTTTTTTCTTTTTTGAATCAAGCGCAGGCAAACGAAGAAATTGATTTAACCATTCTACATACCAACGATATTCATGCAACGTTTGATGAATATGCAAAGGTTTCAGCCTATGTGAAGGAGCAACGTGCAGCATCTGATCATCTGCTATTTTTAGATGCCGGGGATGCCGTTAGTGGAAATCCTGTTGTTGACTTGAACCTAGGAAAACCAATTTATGAAGTATTTAATCTAGCCGGAGTTGACGCTCTAGCCATTGGAAACCACGAATTTGATTTTGGACAAGAAGCATTAATTGAAAATATGGAAATTTCCGAGTTCCCTTGGTTAGCAGCTAACCTTGATGTTGGTGATACGGGGGTTGAACAAACAAAACCATACGAAATTTTTGATGTTGATGGACTTTCTGTGGCTGTCTTTACAGTTACACAAGCACCACCTGCGACTGCTCCAGCAAACACGGTTGGAATGTCGTTTGATGGAAACTATGCTGAGGTCGCTAAAAGCTATCAAGATGAGCTTGAAGAGCAAGCGGATGTTATCATTGCAATGACTCACATTGGCTTTGACAATGACAAACGTCTTGCCGAGCAAGTCGATTACTTCGATTTAATCGTTGGAGGGCATTCACATACTTCATTAAATGCTCCAAATGTTGTGAATGGCACACCGATCGTTCAAACAGGCTCTAACCTGAACAATATCGGTAAAGTAACATTAACGTACGACGAGGCAACAGATTCCGTTGTAAATACAACAGGTGGCCTTATCTCAGTCTCCTCATTAGCAGCTATTGACGCGGAAGTACAAGCTGTCATTGATGGATATAATGCAGAGATGGAAGACTTACTTGGAGAAGTAGTTGGTACGTCTAATAATGGTCTAACACGTGATGGTCGAGCGAATGGAGATGCTCCACTAGGTAACTTCTGGACAGATGCCATGCGTGATATGGCCGATAGTGATTTTGCCTTTACAAATAACGGTGGAATCCGTGCAAGTATTGAGGCTGGTGACGTAACACTAGGTGATATTTATCAAATTGAACCTTTTGCAAATGAGATCATGGTTATTGAAATGACTGGTCATGCGATTAAGAATGTTCTTGATTTCTCTTATTCACGAGACAACCGCAATGCCATTGACCTGCAAGTATCAGGTTTAGAATACAACATTCTAACTGGTCCAACAGGCAGCTTTGCAGATGTTACCCTTACGAAAGATAATCAACCACTTAACCTTGATGATACGTATAAAGTAGCCGTTGCCGATTACATCGGTACGGGTGGTTCTGGATATAACTTTGAAGGAACTGTTCTTTCTGAAACAGTTGGACTAATGACAGAAGCAATGAAAAACTTTGCTTACAAACTTACTGCAGAAGGAAAGACGCTTGATTATTCTAGAGAAGGTCGCATTAAGATTTCCGTAGACCCTACTGCACCTGTACCAGGTGAGATCATTGGATCAACGGAAACTGGACTCTACTCTGCGAATAAAAATAGAAGTGACGTAGGATTAGGAAATCTATACACTGACTCTATTCGCGAAAAAGCAGGCACAGACATTGGTCTACTTAATGGTTCGTCTGTTACTGGTGAAATTCAGCCAGGTCCGATTACTGACCAACAAATCGAATCCCTAGATGGATTTGGTAACGTAATTGTATCCGTTGAAGCAACTGGTTCTAAAATTAAGGATGTTATCTTAGAGCAAGCAAAATACCGTCGTGGTGTAGATGTTCAGGTCTCTGGACTCGCTTATAACTTAATCACCAATGAGAGTGGAGCGATCACAGACGTTGAGATTACCCTTGAAAATGGCGATGCATTTGATGTAAATGCTACCTATACAGTAGCTTATAACGATTACATGCATGGTGCTGCATTCTATAATCTGAATTCAGAAACGATTGAATCGGATTTAGGTCCTGTATGGACATCTGTAGTAGATTATGTAGCAGCGCAAGAAGCACCAATTAACCACGAAGAAGGCAGTCGTGTAACGATTGATGGCGAAGGTTCCGAGGATGATCCTTCAGGATTACGCACCGTGGCACAAGCCATTGCAAACAATAGTGGAACAGCAAAAGTAAAAGGCTATATTGTTGGATCAATTGTGAACTCTACTCCTGTTATTGGAGAAGGTACACACGCACCTTCAAACCTTCTATTAGCTGATTCACCTGACGAAACAGATCGTACGAAAATGCTTCCTGTACAGCTTGTGAATGGAACGGCTGTCCGAAACGGATTAAATCTACCTTCACATCCAGAGAACCTTGGAAAGCTCATTACAGTAACAGGTTCACTAGAAGCATACTTTGCAACACCAGGAATGAGAGCTCCAACAACATTTACATTTGAAGAAGAGGCAGAACCTGAAATTCCTGAAGAACCGGAAGTACCAGAAGAGCCTGAGGTTCCTGAAGAGCCTGAAGCTCCAGCGTGTGAGTTCGCAGCTTGGGATGCAGCGAAAACGTATGTAGCTGGTGATAAAGTAGAACATAATGGTGATTTCTACGTGGCACAATGGTGGACTCAAAACCAGAACCCTGCAGACAACTCAGGAAACTGGGAAGTATGGCAGAAGGTAGTGGACTGCTACGAGATTCCAGAAGGTCCACAGGAATGGAATGCGAAAACAATTTACGACACTGGCGATCAAGTGATTGTAGATGGCCAAGTGTATGAAGCGAAATGGTGGACGCAAGGACAAAATCCAGTTGATCACTCTGGTCAGTGGGATGTTTGGAAGAAGATTAACGATTCAGAGCCAGAAGGCCCGCAAGAGTGGAATGCTGAAGCCGTGTACACAGAAGGTGACCGCGTAACACATAAAGGAAAGCTGTATGAAGCCAAATGGTGGACTCAGAACCAAAGTCCGCACAATAACTCAGGAAACTGGGATGTGTGGAAAAAGATTAAGCAATAA
- the ggt gene encoding gamma-glutamyltransferase — protein MVATSQPLAAQAGLDIIKAGGNAIDAAIATAACLTVVEPTSNGIGSDAFALVWTDGKLHGLNASGQAPMGLTPEAVKEAGYTEELPTYGVLPVTVPGTPRGWAELSKKFGKLSLKEVLKPAIDYAENGYPVSPTLAKYWEKAAKSFRTKLTGDEFKHWFETFTPEGRAPREGEIWKSPGHAETLRQIAETDAESFYTGEIADKIDAFFAKHNGHLTKEDLKAYQPEWVEPIKSEYRGYDVWEIPPNGQGLIALEALNILKGFDFAVKDSVDTYHKQIEAMKLAFVDGMAFITDSREMKVSKEELLSDEYAAQRRALIGEEAIMPEPGTPPSGGTVYLAAADGDGNMVSFIQSNYMGFGSGIVIPGTGIAMQNRGHNFSLDEKHHNYLKPGRRTYHTIIPGFLTKGDEAVGPFGVMGGFMQPQGHVQVVMNTIDFGLNPQAALDAPRWLWTKEKTVQVEASFPIEMTRALAAKGHQVEIAIDEGGFGRGQIIWRDPETGVLSGGTEHRSDGEVAAW, from the coding sequence ATGGTAGCAACATCTCAGCCTTTAGCGGCTCAAGCAGGCCTAGATATCATTAAAGCAGGAGGAAATGCAATTGATGCAGCGATTGCGACTGCTGCATGTTTAACAGTGGTAGAGCCAACGTCAAATGGAATTGGCTCCGATGCGTTTGCACTTGTTTGGACAGACGGGAAGCTTCACGGGCTAAATGCCAGTGGACAAGCACCGATGGGGTTAACACCAGAGGCGGTGAAGGAAGCGGGTTATACGGAAGAGCTTCCAACCTACGGAGTATTACCTGTAACTGTTCCTGGAACGCCACGTGGCTGGGCAGAGCTTTCGAAGAAATTCGGTAAGCTATCTCTCAAAGAAGTGCTAAAGCCTGCGATTGATTACGCGGAAAATGGCTATCCTGTTTCACCAACACTTGCTAAGTATTGGGAAAAGGCGGCGAAAAGCTTCCGCACGAAACTAACAGGTGATGAATTTAAGCATTGGTTTGAAACCTTTACACCAGAAGGCCGCGCGCCTCGAGAAGGAGAGATTTGGAAGTCTCCAGGTCATGCCGAAACACTTCGTCAAATTGCGGAAACAGATGCGGAGTCGTTTTACACTGGGGAGATTGCCGATAAGATTGATGCGTTTTTCGCTAAGCATAACGGACACTTAACAAAAGAGGATCTCAAAGCCTACCAGCCGGAATGGGTTGAGCCGATCAAGTCAGAGTATAGAGGCTATGATGTGTGGGAGATTCCACCTAATGGGCAAGGTCTGATTGCGCTAGAAGCTCTCAACATTTTAAAAGGGTTTGATTTTGCAGTAAAAGACTCGGTCGATACGTATCATAAGCAAATTGAAGCAATGAAGCTTGCTTTTGTTGATGGAATGGCCTTTATTACTGATTCAAGAGAGATGAAGGTGTCGAAGGAAGAGCTTTTATCTGATGAATATGCGGCACAGAGAAGAGCGTTAATTGGTGAGGAAGCAATCATGCCTGAGCCAGGAACACCGCCTTCTGGAGGAACGGTTTATCTAGCTGCAGCTGATGGAGATGGCAATATGGTTTCATTTATCCAAAGTAACTATATGGGCTTTGGATCAGGGATTGTCATTCCTGGAACAGGAATTGCTATGCAAAATAGAGGACATAACTTCTCACTAGATGAGAAGCATCATAATTACTTAAAGCCAGGTCGGAGAACGTATCATACGATTATTCCTGGATTTTTAACGAAGGGCGATGAAGCGGTTGGTCCATTTGGTGTAATGGGTGGTTTCATGCAGCCTCAAGGACATGTTCAGGTCGTGATGAACACCATTGATTTTGGACTAAATCCTCAAGCGGCACTCGATGCTCCAAGATGGCTTTGGACGAAGGAGAAAACAGTACAAGTGGAGGCAAGCTTCCCTATTGAGATGACTAGAGCGCTTGCTGCCAAAGGACACCAAGTCGAGATTGCCATTGACGAAGGTGGCTTCGGACGTGGTCAAATCATCTGGCGTGACCCAGAAACGGGTGTGTTATCGGGAGGAACCGAGCATCGATCGGATGGAGAAGTTGCAGCCTGGTAA